The following proteins are co-located in the Streptomyces sp. DT2A-34 genome:
- a CDS encoding alpha/beta fold hydrolase has product MEFRPDRRGPGTVVFHGGHTRAGLSLGEDVYAEAGCSVLVPSRPGYGRTPVSTGGSAPAFADATAALCEHLGITGVAAAVGVSGGGPTAVARAARHPTLVKRLIPQSAAGPLTASSTDWVTESSDTVATSMAQGRDTGECAAG; this is encoded by the coding sequence GTGGAATTCCGTCCTGACCGCCGTGGTCCGGGCACCGTCGTCTTCCACGGCGGTCACACGCGGGCCGGCCTGTCGCTCGGCGAGGATGTGTACGCGGAGGCCGGCTGTTCGGTCCTGGTGCCGTCGCGGCCCGGATACGGCCGTACGCCGGTCTCGACCGGTGGATCGGCGCCCGCATTCGCCGATGCCACCGCCGCTCTGTGCGAGCACCTCGGGATCACCGGGGTTGCCGCTGCGGTCGGCGTCTCCGGCGGAGGCCCGACCGCGGTCGCTCGGGCGGCACGGCATCCCACCCTCGTCAAGCGGCTGATCCCGCAGAGCGCGGCCGGTCCGCTGACTGCTTCGTCGACGGACTGGGTGACGGAGTCGAGTGACACGGTGGCTACCTCGATGGCGCAGGGCCGGGACACGGGGGAGTGTGCCGCCGGTTGA
- a CDS encoding TrkA family potassium uptake protein: protein MVNYLHALRRRRTKQLTAHYSSDQHGDQRVAVIGLGRFGSSLANELMRRGWDVLGVDTDSQIVQRLSDDLTHAAVADCTDPESLRQLGVHEFTSAVVGIGTDIEASILIATNLLDAEVPNIWAKAISRQHGQILERLGVHHVVLPEHEMGERVAHLVTGRMLDFIEFDDDYALVKTVAPEVATGMPLGRSEVRSKYGVTVVGIKRPGEGFTYATAETVIAKGDVIIVTGKTQAVESFTELD from the coding sequence TTGGTTAACTACCTGCACGCCCTGCGCCGCCGCCGCACCAAGCAGCTGACGGCCCACTACTCCTCCGACCAGCACGGCGACCAGCGGGTAGCCGTCATCGGCCTGGGCCGGTTCGGCAGCTCACTCGCCAACGAGCTGATGCGCCGCGGCTGGGACGTCCTGGGCGTCGACACCGACTCTCAGATCGTGCAGCGCCTGAGCGACGACCTCACCCACGCCGCCGTCGCCGACTGCACCGACCCCGAGTCCCTCCGCCAGCTCGGCGTGCATGAGTTCACCAGCGCCGTCGTGGGCATCGGCACCGACATCGAAGCGTCCATCCTGATCGCCACCAACCTGCTGGATGCGGAGGTCCCCAACATCTGGGCCAAGGCCATCAGCCGCCAGCACGGCCAGATCCTGGAACGGCTCGGCGTGCACCATGTGGTGCTGCCCGAGCACGAGATGGGCGAGCGGGTGGCCCACCTCGTGACCGGCCGCATGCTCGACTTCATCGAGTTCGACGACGACTACGCGCTGGTCAAGACCGTCGCCCCGGAAGTCGCCACCGGCATGCCGCTGGGCCGGAGCGAGGTCCGCAGCAAGTACGGCGTCACCGTCGTCGGCATCAAGCGCCCCGGCGAGGGCTTCACGTACGCGACCGCGGAGACGGTCATCGCCAAGGGCGACGTCATCATCGTCACGGGCAAGACTCAGGCGGTGGAGTCCTTCACGGAACTCGACTGA
- a CDS encoding TrkH family potassium uptake protein: protein MAGRTAPAKRPARVTRGWQSLFTAHPARTVVVAFAAVILLGTGLLMLPVANEDGWATDFVTALFTSTSAVCVTGLVVVDTGTYWSGFGEGVILALFQVGGFGIMTMASLLGLLVSGKLRLRMQLTAQAETKSLGIGDVRKVLLGVAGCTLMVELAVGAVLALRLRFGYGDSIWDASYLGFFHAVSAFNNAGFGLHADSLTKYAQDPWMTLPIAVAVILGGIGFPVLLELLRHHRRQRLTGRRGWSLHFRLTVVTTAVLLALGTVLTCAMEWGNDDTLGPFDWHRKILAGFFHSAMSRTAGFNSVDIGAMTDATLLMTCMLMFVGGGSAGTAGGIKVSTFAVLGAAMLAEVRGEPHSGVMGRKLAPHVLRQALTVALAGVGFVMTATLALLVVVDKPFEEVLFEAVSAFGTVGLSTGITADLPTVGQLIVILLMFVGRLGPVTLVSALALRERTRRYQLPEERPVIG from the coding sequence GTGGCAGGACGTACGGCGCCGGCGAAGCGGCCGGCCCGGGTGACGCGGGGATGGCAGTCGCTGTTCACGGCGCACCCGGCGCGCACCGTGGTGGTGGCCTTCGCCGCGGTGATCCTGCTGGGGACCGGCCTGCTGATGCTGCCTGTCGCCAACGAGGACGGCTGGGCCACGGACTTCGTGACGGCGCTGTTCACCTCCACCTCCGCGGTCTGCGTGACAGGGCTGGTGGTGGTCGACACCGGCACCTACTGGAGCGGCTTCGGCGAGGGTGTGATTCTGGCCCTGTTCCAGGTCGGCGGCTTCGGGATCATGACGATGGCCTCACTGCTGGGGTTGCTGGTCTCGGGCAAGCTGCGGCTGCGGATGCAGCTGACCGCGCAGGCGGAGACCAAGAGCCTGGGCATCGGCGACGTCCGGAAGGTCCTGCTGGGCGTGGCGGGCTGCACGCTGATGGTGGAGCTGGCGGTGGGCGCCGTACTCGCGTTGCGGCTGCGCTTCGGTTACGGCGATTCCATCTGGGACGCCTCGTACCTGGGGTTCTTCCACGCTGTCTCCGCGTTCAACAACGCCGGTTTCGGGTTGCACGCCGACAGCCTGACCAAATACGCCCAGGACCCGTGGATGACCCTGCCGATCGCGGTGGCGGTGATTCTGGGCGGAATCGGCTTCCCGGTACTGCTGGAACTGCTGCGTCACCACAGACGGCAGCGACTCACCGGCCGCCGCGGCTGGTCCCTGCACTTCCGGCTCACGGTGGTCACCACCGCCGTCCTGCTCGCGCTCGGGACCGTGCTGACCTGCGCCATGGAGTGGGGCAACGACGACACGCTCGGACCCTTCGACTGGCACAGGAAGATCCTCGCCGGGTTCTTCCACTCCGCGATGTCCCGCACCGCCGGGTTCAACAGCGTCGACATCGGCGCGATGACCGACGCCACACTGCTGATGACGTGCATGCTGATGTTCGTCGGCGGCGGCAGCGCCGGCACCGCGGGCGGAATCAAGGTGTCCACCTTCGCCGTGCTGGGCGCGGCCATGTTGGCCGAGGTGCGCGGCGAGCCGCACTCTGGAGTCATGGGCCGCAAGCTGGCCCCGCACGTGCTGCGCCAGGCGCTGACCGTCGCCCTGGCCGGCGTGGGATTCGTGATGACCGCGACGCTCGCCCTGCTGGTCGTCGTGGACAAGCCGTTCGAGGAGGTGCTCTTCGAGGCCGTGTCCGCCTTCGGCACGGTGGGCCTGTCCACCGGCATCACCGCGGACCTGCCCACAGTCGGCCAACTGATCGTCATCCTGCTCATGTTCGTCGGCCGACTCGGCCCGGTCACCCTCGTCTCCGCACTCGCCCTGCGCGAGCGCACCCGCCGCTACCAGCTACCCGAGGAGCGACCCGTCATTGGTTAA
- a CDS encoding CBS domain-containing protein, which produces MRARDLAVEYETVSVDTDAMEAARLMAEHRLPALLVVDDDGVPKAILPASQMIKVLVPEYVIEDPTLAAVVDERHADRLCQALRGRKVRDFLSKNIPAPPVAAPDDTALEVAALMAQVRSPLVAVVDHDKAGAHLLGVITAAHLLERLLAAAS; this is translated from the coding sequence GTGCGAGCACGTGACCTGGCAGTGGAATACGAAACGGTCAGCGTCGACACCGACGCCATGGAAGCGGCGCGGCTGATGGCCGAGCACCGGCTGCCCGCCCTGCTGGTCGTGGACGACGACGGCGTGCCCAAGGCGATCCTGCCCGCCTCCCAGATGATCAAAGTCCTGGTGCCGGAGTACGTTATCGAGGACCCGACGCTGGCCGCGGTCGTCGACGAACGTCACGCCGACCGGCTCTGCCAGGCCCTCAGGGGCCGCAAGGTCCGCGACTTCCTGTCGAAGAACATCCCGGCTCCGCCGGTCGCGGCCCCGGACGACACAGCACTCGAGGTCGCGGCGCTCATGGCCCAGGTGCGCAGCCCCCTGGTGGCGGTCGTCGACCACGACAAGGCCGGCGCGCATCTGCTGGGCGTGATCACTGCCGCGCATCTGCTGGAGCGCCTACTGGCCGCCGCTTCCTGA
- a CDS encoding sodium:proton antiporter: MVLVVVFGVALLVAVLLSGLAARTVLSTSFLFLVGGALVSDGFLGLIHITPDSEIVSVTADLALFAVLFTDGMHVSLPKLRANWRNPARALGLGMPLAFVFMALITHYLVGLDWTTSFLVGAVLAPTDPVFASAIVGRKEVPAKLRQLLNVESGINDGLALPVVLLLIAAAGPAADSADASGSKIALELVLGLVFGVTLPFLVNGLVRFRLLGAEPKLQPLLPLAIGVILYATCHLTHANPYLAAFSAGAALAHVSPEAKESFEPLGEALAELAKFAALLVFGALLTPQLFGDLPFGGYVAVVLAIVLIRPASLLLSLLGTTISRREKLVAAWFGPKGFASVVYGLLVLQSGIPQAEEAFTLIAVCIAFSIIAHSSTDVPIARAFDVEDLTGIPDKRQDTAVQPEETTADART, translated from the coding sequence ATGGTGCTCGTGGTGGTGTTCGGCGTCGCACTGCTGGTGGCGGTGCTGCTGTCGGGGCTGGCGGCCCGGACCGTACTGTCCACTTCCTTCCTCTTTCTCGTCGGCGGCGCGCTCGTCAGCGACGGCTTCCTCGGCCTGATCCACATCACGCCGGACAGTGAGATCGTGTCCGTGACGGCCGACCTGGCGCTGTTCGCGGTGCTGTTCACCGACGGCATGCACGTCTCGCTGCCCAAGCTGCGCGCCAACTGGAGGAACCCGGCGCGGGCCCTGGGTCTGGGCATGCCGCTCGCGTTCGTCTTCATGGCCCTGATCACGCACTACCTGGTGGGCCTGGACTGGACGACGTCATTCCTGGTCGGCGCGGTGCTCGCCCCCACCGACCCGGTGTTCGCCTCGGCGATCGTCGGGCGTAAGGAAGTCCCCGCGAAGCTGCGGCAGTTGCTCAACGTCGAGAGCGGCATCAACGACGGGCTCGCCCTCCCGGTCGTCCTCCTCCTCATCGCCGCCGCGGGCCCCGCCGCCGACAGCGCGGACGCCTCCGGCTCCAAGATCGCCCTTGAGCTGGTGCTCGGCCTCGTCTTCGGCGTCACGCTGCCGTTCCTCGTCAACGGCCTCGTACGCTTCCGGCTGTTGGGCGCGGAGCCCAAGCTGCAGCCGCTGCTGCCCCTGGCCATCGGTGTGATCCTCTACGCGACCTGCCACCTCACGCACGCCAACCCCTACCTGGCGGCGTTCTCTGCGGGCGCGGCCCTCGCCCACGTCTCGCCGGAGGCCAAGGAGTCCTTCGAGCCGCTCGGCGAGGCACTGGCCGAGCTCGCGAAGTTCGCGGCACTGCTGGTGTTCGGCGCCCTGCTGACCCCGCAGCTGTTCGGCGACCTGCCGTTCGGCGGCTATGTGGCAGTGGTCCTGGCGATCGTTCTGATCCGCCCGGCCTCGCTGCTGCTGTCGTTGCTCGGTACGACCATCTCCCGCCGGGAGAAGCTGGTGGCGGCCTGGTTCGGCCCGAAGGGCTTCGCCTCGGTGGTGTACGGCCTGCTGGTGCTGCAGTCCGGCATTCCGCAGGCCGAGGAGGCGTTCACGCTGATCGCCGTCTGCATCGCCTTCTCGATCATCGCCCACAGCTCCACGGACGTGCCGATCGCCCGCGCCTTCGACGTCGAGGACCTGACCGGCATCCCGGACAAGCGCCAGGACACCGCCGTGCAGCCCGAGGAGACCACGGCCGATGCGCGCACGTGA
- a CDS encoding CBS domain-containing protein encodes MRARDLAGPYPVVTVDDDAQEAGRLIARERLPALLVVDQEGYPYAIVPAAQVIRTLVPQYVLEDPILAAVVDDRFDDEPREAVRGRSVAEWLPRGRLIPGVVGPDVSPMHIAALMARKDCPVVAVIEREGDKVTLIGAVTADAVLDHFIGGP; translated from the coding sequence ATGCGCGCACGTGACCTGGCCGGACCGTATCCGGTCGTGACGGTCGACGACGACGCCCAGGAAGCGGGCCGCCTGATCGCCCGCGAACGGCTGCCTGCCCTCCTGGTCGTCGACCAGGAGGGGTACCCGTACGCGATCGTGCCCGCCGCCCAGGTGATCAGGACCCTCGTCCCCCAGTACGTGTTGGAGGACCCGATCCTCGCCGCCGTGGTGGACGACCGGTTCGACGACGAGCCCCGCGAAGCCGTGCGTGGGCGGTCGGTGGCCGAGTGGCTGCCCCGCGGTCGGCTCATCCCCGGCGTGGTCGGGCCGGACGTCTCGCCCATGCACATCGCCGCACTCATGGCGCGCAAGGACTGCCCGGTCGTAGCCGTGATCGAACGGGAGGGCGACAAGGTCACACTGATCGGCGCGGTCACCGCGGACGCCGTGTTGGACCACTTCATCGGAGGACCGTGA
- a CDS encoding ArsB/NhaD family transporter, whose protein sequence is MNDWHSWAAVVVFVGAYALIISEKIHRVAVALGGAGLMLAIGATDDESAFYSEHSGVDWNVIFLLMGMMVIVGVLKKTGMFEYLAIWSVKRARAKPFRVMAMLVVITAVASALLDNVTTVLLIAPVTLLVCERLGLPAMPFLIAEILASNIGGTATLVGDPPNIIIASRAGLTFNDFLVHLAPIVAVLLVVLVALCRVMFRKSFVYDEDRAVEIMALEEREAIHDPRLLIQGLIVLTLVVAGFVLHPVLHYEPSVVALLGAGLLVALSSVDIGDVLKEVEWPTLAFFAGLFIMIGGLIETGVISEVSTQLADAIGDNELGGSMSLLGASAVLSGIVDNIPYVATMAPITSDLVQNMGGNSGHVLWWALALGADLGGNATAIGASANVVVLGIAERNRQPISFWQFTKYGLVVTAVTVALSLVYVWLRYFALA, encoded by the coding sequence GTGAACGACTGGCACAGCTGGGCAGCGGTCGTCGTCTTCGTCGGCGCCTACGCCCTGATCATCAGCGAGAAGATCCACCGCGTCGCCGTCGCCCTCGGCGGCGCGGGCCTCATGCTGGCGATCGGGGCCACCGACGACGAATCGGCCTTCTACTCCGAGCACAGCGGCGTCGACTGGAACGTCATCTTCCTGCTCATGGGCATGATGGTGATCGTCGGCGTGCTGAAGAAGACCGGCATGTTCGAGTACCTGGCCATCTGGTCCGTCAAGCGGGCCCGGGCCAAGCCCTTCCGGGTGATGGCCATGCTGGTCGTCATCACCGCCGTGGCCTCCGCACTGCTCGACAACGTCACCACGGTCCTGCTCATCGCCCCGGTCACCTTGCTGGTATGCGAACGCCTGGGCCTGCCCGCCATGCCGTTCCTCATCGCCGAGATCCTCGCCTCCAACATCGGCGGCACCGCCACCCTCGTCGGCGACCCGCCCAACATCATCATCGCCAGCCGGGCCGGCCTGACCTTCAACGACTTCCTCGTCCACCTCGCCCCGATCGTCGCGGTGTTGCTGGTCGTCCTCGTCGCGCTGTGCCGGGTGATGTTCCGCAAGTCCTTCGTCTACGACGAGGACCGCGCCGTCGAGATCATGGCGCTGGAAGAGCGCGAGGCCATCCACGACCCGCGCCTGCTGATCCAGGGCCTGATCGTGCTGACCCTGGTGGTGGCCGGCTTCGTCCTCCACCCGGTGCTGCACTACGAACCCAGCGTCGTCGCCCTGCTCGGCGCCGGACTCCTCGTCGCGCTCTCCTCCGTCGACATCGGCGACGTCCTCAAAGAGGTCGAGTGGCCCACGCTCGCCTTCTTCGCCGGCCTGTTCATCATGATCGGCGGCCTGATCGAGACCGGCGTCATCAGCGAGGTCTCCACGCAACTGGCCGACGCCATCGGCGACAACGAACTCGGCGGCTCCATGAGCCTGCTGGGCGCCTCCGCCGTCCTGTCCGGCATCGTCGACAACATCCCCTACGTCGCCACCATGGCCCCCATCACCTCCGACCTGGTCCAGAACATGGGCGGCAACAGCGGCCACGTCCTGTGGTGGGCCCTGGCCCTCGGCGCCGACCTGGGCGGCAACGCCACCGCCATCGGCGCCTCCGCGAACGTCGTCGTCCTGGGCATCGCCGAACGCAACCGCCAGCCCATCTCCTTCTGGCAGTTCACCAAGTACGGCCTCGTCGTCACCGCCGTGACCGTCGCGCTCTCCCTCGTCTACGTGTGGTTGCGCTACTTCGCTCTCGCCTGA
- a CDS encoding NAD(P)-binding protein, whose protein sequence is MVVCGDDALAERLAAELTTVYRERVTLVLPPAGRAGPAGRAGTSALLGRLQAAMSRTAGAPGAPQVMEVPVLDEAALAEAGVREAAALALVHDDDEANIHAALAARRLNPRLRLVIRLYNRKLGQHLEELLDQAAALAVPGLDPEALDTSTTVLSDADTAAPALAATAIAGTSKVVQADGLLLRATERTPPSRGAVPDPGLCTLALLSSTTNDPAGAEGSDASGREGPTLLPDDETVAAATGRGTVILEAVSHTNTAPPPGRLAGRGVPLGSLFSRRLRWSLAGLMACVLGLAVATWLTSEQKHPLHAAYLTLLDLFAIGDPALGEPTARQVVQLLSGLAGLLLLPVLLAAALEAFGTFRTASALRRPPRGLSGHVVLLGLGKVGTRVLARLKELGIPVVCVEEDPEARGIPLARRLRVPTVVGDVAQEGVLESAAINRAHALLALTSSDTTNLEAALYARSVKPDLRVALRLYDDEFAAAVYRTLRAAHPRALTRSRSVSTLAAPAFAGAMMGRQILGAIPVERRVLLFAALNVAGHPQLAGRTIAESFRPGAWRVIALDTAAPGDRLPDLAATPTHEGTDRPGGLVWDLHPGYVLRPEDRVVLATTRQGLAELLGRQPRLGVRPEGT, encoded by the coding sequence ATGGTCGTGTGCGGTGACGACGCGCTCGCCGAGCGACTGGCCGCCGAGCTCACCACGGTGTACCGCGAGCGCGTCACCCTCGTCCTACCGCCCGCGGGGCGCGCCGGCCCCGCGGGGCGGGCGGGTACCTCGGCACTGCTCGGCCGGTTGCAGGCCGCGATGAGCCGCACCGCCGGGGCCCCCGGAGCTCCGCAGGTGATGGAGGTGCCCGTGCTCGACGAGGCCGCCCTGGCCGAGGCGGGTGTGCGGGAGGCCGCCGCGCTGGCGCTGGTCCATGACGACGACGAGGCCAACATCCACGCCGCACTGGCCGCCCGCCGCCTCAACCCACGCCTCCGCCTGGTCATCCGCCTCTACAACCGCAAGCTCGGCCAGCATCTGGAGGAACTCCTCGACCAGGCCGCCGCCCTCGCCGTCCCCGGCCTGGACCCGGAGGCCCTGGACACCTCCACCACGGTCCTGTCCGACGCGGACACCGCGGCTCCCGCACTCGCGGCCACCGCCATCGCCGGCACCAGCAAGGTCGTCCAGGCCGACGGACTGCTGCTGCGCGCCACGGAGCGCACCCCGCCGAGCCGCGGCGCGGTCCCCGACCCGGGCCTGTGCACGCTCGCCCTCCTGTCGTCCACCACCAACGACCCGGCGGGCGCGGAGGGTTCGGATGCCAGCGGCCGGGAGGGGCCGACACTGCTGCCGGACGACGAGACGGTGGCCGCCGCGACGGGACGCGGCACCGTCATCCTGGAAGCCGTCTCGCACACCAACACCGCTCCTCCGCCCGGACGTCTCGCGGGCCGCGGTGTACCGCTCGGCTCCCTGTTCTCGCGCCGGCTGCGCTGGTCCCTGGCCGGGCTCATGGCCTGCGTGCTGGGCCTGGCGGTCGCGACCTGGCTGACCAGCGAGCAGAAGCACCCGCTGCACGCCGCCTACCTCACCCTGCTCGACCTGTTCGCGATCGGCGACCCGGCACTGGGCGAGCCCACGGCCCGCCAGGTGGTCCAACTCCTGTCCGGTCTCGCCGGGTTGTTGCTGCTGCCCGTGCTGCTCGCGGCCGCGTTGGAGGCGTTCGGCACCTTCCGTACCGCCTCCGCGCTGCGCCGCCCGCCCCGCGGTCTGTCCGGCCACGTCGTCCTGCTCGGCCTCGGCAAAGTGGGCACCCGTGTGCTGGCCCGGCTCAAAGAACTCGGCATCCCCGTGGTGTGCGTGGAGGAGGACCCGGAGGCCCGCGGCATCCCGCTCGCCCGCCGTCTGCGCGTCCCCACCGTGGTGGGCGACGTCGCCCAGGAAGGCGTCCTGGAATCCGCCGCGATCAACCGCGCGCACGCTCTGCTCGCCCTCACCAGCAGTGACACCACGAACCTGGAAGCGGCCCTGTACGCCCGCTCCGTCAAGCCCGACCTGCGGGTGGCGCTGCGCCTGTACGACGACGAGTTCGCCGCGGCCGTCTACCGCACCCTGCGTGCCGCCCACCCCCGGGCCCTGACCCGCAGCCGCAGCGTCTCCACCCTCGCGGCGCCCGCCTTCGCCGGAGCCATGATGGGCCGCCAGATCCTGGGAGCCATACCGGTCGAACGCCGCGTGCTCCTCTTCGCCGCCCTGAACGTCGCCGGGCATCCGCAGCTGGCAGGGCGCACCATCGCCGAGTCGTTCCGGCCCGGGGCCTGGCGCGTCATCGCCCTGGACACCGCCGCACCGGGCGACCGCCTGCCCGATCTGGCCGCCACGCCGACGCACGAGGGCACCGACCGTCCCGGCGGATTGGTGTGGGACCTCCACCCCGGCTATGTCCTACGGCCCGAAGACCGGGTCGTACTCGCCACGACCCGCCAGGGCCTGGCCGAACTCCTCGGCCGACAGCCGCGTCTGGGCGTACGGCCCGAGGGCACCTAG
- a CDS encoding class I SAM-dependent methyltransferase: MTYLSPLGYLLGIEGAALLRGIREGRADRAFVEARIAEIRTLLDVPALAHAEGVTASPGTISAADVYQEWAPHYDAPGNQMIDVEQPVVRRILDSLPVGAALDAACGTGRHTIYLHELGHDVIGVDASPEMLAQARKGLPDVDFHEAELHQLPLPDNAVDTVVCALALTHVPDLAAVLAEFARVLRPGGNLVISDAHLLVSYLRPTLARRPGPDGRPSLLAEYHRPLSAYLAAALPLGFQVRHCEEPRRPRHSLDSYTAPDPLSTYMSWDLLHWCPEASAAALDDSPIVVIWHFQLDGTGKG, from the coding sequence ATGACCTATCTGAGCCCCCTGGGATATCTGCTGGGCATCGAGGGCGCTGCTTTGCTGCGTGGCATCAGGGAGGGGAGGGCCGACCGGGCGTTCGTCGAGGCCCGGATCGCCGAGATCCGCACCCTGCTGGATGTGCCCGCCCTCGCGCATGCCGAGGGAGTCACGGCGAGTCCGGGCACGATCAGCGCGGCCGATGTCTACCAGGAGTGGGCGCCGCACTATGACGCCCCCGGCAACCAGATGATCGACGTCGAGCAGCCCGTTGTCCGGCGCATCCTGGACAGCCTGCCCGTCGGCGCGGCGTTGGACGCGGCCTGCGGGACCGGCCGCCACACCATCTACCTGCATGAACTCGGCCACGATGTGATCGGTGTCGACGCCTCGCCCGAAATGCTCGCCCAGGCCCGCAAGGGCCTGCCAGATGTCGACTTTCACGAGGCCGAGCTGCACCAGTTGCCGCTTCCCGACAACGCGGTCGACACCGTCGTCTGCGCGCTCGCCCTGACTCACGTCCCCGATCTGGCCGCCGTGCTGGCCGAGTTCGCGCGTGTTCTGCGCCCTGGCGGGAACCTTGTGATCTCGGATGCCCACCTGCTGGTGTCCTACCTCCGGCCGACCCTGGCCCGCCGTCCCGGCCCGGACGGCCGCCCGTCCCTCCTCGCCGAATACCACCGCCCGCTCAGCGCCTACCTCGCCGCAGCCCTCCCATTGGGCTTCCAGGTCCGGCACTGCGAGGAACCCCGCCGCCCGCGCCACTCCCTCGACTCCTACACCGCCCCGGACCCACTCTCGACCTACATGTCCTGGGACCTGTTGCACTGGTGCCCGGAAGCGTCGGCCGCGGCCTTGGACGATTCCCCGATCGTGGTCATCTGGCACTTCCAACTCGACGGCACCGGGAAGGGCTGA
- a CDS encoding NfeD family protein encodes MDLWLIWLIVAAILAVAEILTLTAALGMLGAAALITAGFAAVGLPLPFQFLVFTIVATASVLFVRPIALRHVFQPQVERFGIDALVGKAAYVVSEVTGLGGRVRIDGEEWTARAYDETLVIPPGKTVDVIEISGSTALVYPRD; translated from the coding sequence ATGGATCTATGGCTCATCTGGTTGATCGTCGCGGCGATCTTGGCTGTGGCGGAGATTCTCACTCTCACTGCTGCACTCGGAATGCTGGGTGCGGCCGCGTTGATCACGGCCGGATTCGCGGCGGTCGGGCTGCCGCTGCCCTTCCAATTTCTGGTGTTCACCATCGTCGCCACAGCCAGCGTGCTGTTCGTGCGCCCCATCGCGCTGCGTCACGTGTTCCAACCCCAGGTGGAGCGATTCGGCATAGACGCATTGGTCGGCAAAGCTGCCTATGTCGTCTCGGAGGTGACGGGCCTGGGCGGCAGGGTCCGCATCGACGGTGAGGAATGGACGGCCCGCGCCTACGACGAGACGCTGGTGATCCCTCCCGGAAAGACCGTCGACGTCATAGAGATCAGCGGCAGCACCGCCCTCGTCTACCCCCGGGACTGA
- a CDS encoding SPFH domain-containing protein, with amino-acid sequence METSAFLIAGLIVALIAVFTVVRAVRIVPQARARNVERLGRYHRTLKPGLSLVIPYIDRVHPVIDLREQVVSFKPQPVITEDNLVVEIDTVLYFQVTDPRAAFYEIANFLQAVEQLTVTTLRNVVGSMDLEKTLTSRDTINSQLRGVLDEATGKWGLRVNRVEIKAIDPPQSIKDAMQKQMRAERDKRAAILGAEGQRQSQILTAEGDKQAAVLRAEGNRTAAILQAEGQSRAIDEVFQAVHRNDPDPKLLAYQYLQMLPQLAQGSGSTFWVIPSEMTSALQGVSRAFSEVLPQSPATREKPSDDTAAQAADDTAQAAEAAAQALADAAKADSTASGARPARPLADGG; translated from the coding sequence ATGGAAACCTCGGCGTTCCTCATCGCTGGCCTGATCGTCGCGCTCATCGCGGTTTTCACTGTGGTGCGGGCGGTCCGGATCGTGCCCCAGGCACGCGCTCGCAATGTCGAGCGACTCGGCCGCTACCACCGGACCCTGAAACCCGGCCTCAGCCTCGTCATCCCCTACATCGACCGCGTCCATCCGGTCATCGACCTGCGGGAGCAGGTCGTCTCCTTCAAACCGCAACCGGTCATCACCGAGGACAATCTGGTCGTCGAGATCGACACCGTCCTTTACTTCCAGGTCACCGACCCACGAGCGGCGTTCTACGAGATCGCGAATTTCCTCCAGGCGGTCGAGCAGCTGACCGTAACCACTCTGCGCAACGTCGTGGGCTCCATGGACCTGGAGAAGACTCTCACCTCACGCGACACCATCAACAGCCAGCTCCGTGGCGTGCTGGACGAGGCGACCGGCAAGTGGGGCCTGAGGGTCAACCGGGTGGAGATCAAGGCCATCGACCCCCCGCAGTCCATCAAGGACGCGATGCAGAAGCAGATGCGAGCCGAGCGGGACAAGCGCGCCGCGATTCTCGGGGCCGAGGGCCAACGCCAATCGCAGATCCTCACCGCCGAAGGCGACAAGCAGGCTGCCGTCCTTCGCGCGGAGGGCAACCGCACTGCTGCGATCCTCCAGGCCGAGGGCCAGTCCCGGGCCATCGACGAGGTGTTCCAGGCCGTGCACCGCAACGACCCCGACCCCAAGCTGCTCGCCTACCAGTACCTCCAGATGCTGCCCCAACTCGCGCAGGGCTCGGGCAGTACCTTCTGGGTGATCCCCAGCGAGATGACCTCCGCACTCCAGGGTGTGTCCCGCGCCTTCAGCGAGGTACTCCCCCAGTCGCCGGCCACCCGCGAGAAGCCCTCGGACGACACCGCCGCCCAGGCCGCCGACGACACGGCGCAGGCCGCAGAAGCCGCCGCCCAGGCCCTCGCCGACGCCGCCAAAGCCGATAGCACCGCTTCCGGCGCCCGCCCGGCTCGCCCCCTCGCTGACGGCGGATGA